In Candidatus Methylomirabilota bacterium, the genomic window GCCGCTCTCCGGTAACGTAAGAGCGCCTGAGGGTTGCGCTCGCAACGTCAGGAATTGGACATGGCGACCAGCCTCGATATCCCCTTCGGGCAGTGGCTCGTGGCGGCCGGCGTCCTCTCCGAACCCGACCTGGCGCGGGCGGAGGAGCGCCAGCGCGCGTCGGGGGAGCGGCTCGCCGATGCCATCGTCCGGCTGGGTTACTGCACCCCCGAGGAGATCGCCCGGGCGCTGGCTCGGCGCCTCGGGCTGTCATACGTGAGCCGCGAGGAGTTTCCCACCAGCCCTCCGTTTCTCCGGAACCTCTCTCCCCAGTACATGCGGCAGTACCGTTTCTGCCCTCTGGCGGTCGAGAACGGGACCCTCCTCATCGCCTGTGCCGACCCGACCGATCCCATTGCGTCCGACGAGCTCCGCGCGGCGCTCGGCCTCGACGTGCGCCAGGCCGTGGCGACCGAGCCGGCGATCCTGGAGGCGATCGAGCGGTACTTCGGGACCGGGTCGACGGCCGTGCAGAAGGTCATCGAGACGATCCGCGACGACGAGTGGGCGGGAGACGAGAGCGGCAGCGAGGACGTGAACTCGCTGCGCGACATGGCGTTCGACGCGCCGGTCGTGCGGCTCGTCAACCTCTTGATCGAGAACGCGGTGACCTCGAACGCCTCCGATATCCACATCGAGCCCTTCGAGGACAACCTGCGCGTCCGCTACCGGATCGACGGCGTGCTGTTCGACGCCGAGACCCCGCCCAAGCGGCTGCGGGCCGCGATCACGTCCCGGATCAAGATCATGGCCGAGCTCAACATCGCCGAGCGCCGGCTGCCCCAGGACGGCCGCATCCGGATGAGTCTCCAGGGGCGCCGGCTCGACATCCGGGTCTCCACCATCCCGACCATCCACGGCGAGAGCGTGGTCATGCGTCTCCTCGACCGGGCGGCCATCCTGATGCCCCTCGATCGGCTCGGCTTCGACCCGCGGACCGAGCGGCAGATCCAGCACATCATCAACCTGCCGCACGGGATGCTGCTGGTGACCGGCCCCACGGGCTCCGGCAAGACGACGACGCTCTACGCGGCGCTCGACAAGATCAACTCTCCCGGCAAGAAGATCATCACGATCGAGGACCCGGTCGAGTACCAGCTCCGCGGGGTGAACCAGATCCACGTCAAGCCCAAGATCGGCCTCACCTTCTCCTCCGGGCTGCGTCACATCGTGCGGCAGGACCCGGACGTCATCATGGTCGGTGAGATCCGGGACGTCGAGACCGCCGACATCGCCATCCACGCGGCGCTGACGGGACACCTGGTCTTCTCCACGCTGCACACCAACGACGCGCCGGGCGCGATCACCCGCCTCCTGGACATGGGCGCCGAGCCCTATCTGGTCGCCTCGGTCCTCGAAGGGATCCTCGCCCAGCGCCTGGTCCGGATCATCTGCGCCTCATGCCGCGTCCCCTACGAGCCCGAGCCGAAGGAGCTCCGCGCCATGGGCATCGACGAGGTGCCCGGCGACGCCGCCCTCCAGCGGGGCAAGGGCTGCGGCGAGTGCCGGGGGACGGGCTACCGCGGGCGGACGGGGATCTACGAGTTCCTCCCCATGACCGAGGACTTCCGCTCTATGACGCTGCGCAAGGTGCCGGGCCACGAGATCCGGCAGCGGGCGATCGCCGCCGGCATGACGACGCTGCGCCAGGACGGCTGGGCGAAGTGCTGTCTCGGCGTCACCACGATCGAGGAGGTGCTGCGGGTGACGCACGAGGACTCCGAGGAATGAGCGGACCCGGGACGCTGACCCCGTCGGGAGCTGCCGCGGCCTCCTGATGCCCGTCTTCTCCTATACCGCTGCGGACCGCGCCGGTCGCACGATCGACGGCGTGATGGAGGCGCATGACCCCCAGGGGGTCGTCGAGCGGCTCCATCGCGAGGAGTACTTCCCGATCCGGGTGGAGCCGGCCGACTCCGGACCGCGGCTGTCGCGGCTCACCCTGTTGCTCGCCGCCCCCCGACGGGTTCCGGCCCGCGACCTCCTCACCTTCACGCAGCAG contains:
- the gspE gene encoding type II secretion system ATPase GspE; the protein is MATSLDIPFGQWLVAAGVLSEPDLARAEERQRASGERLADAIVRLGYCTPEEIARALARRLGLSYVSREEFPTSPPFLRNLSPQYMRQYRFCPLAVENGTLLIACADPTDPIASDELRAALGLDVRQAVATEPAILEAIERYFGTGSTAVQKVIETIRDDEWAGDESGSEDVNSLRDMAFDAPVVRLVNLLIENAVTSNASDIHIEPFEDNLRVRYRIDGVLFDAETPPKRLRAAITSRIKIMAELNIAERRLPQDGRIRMSLQGRRLDIRVSTIPTIHGESVVMRLLDRAAILMPLDRLGFDPRTERQIQHIINLPHGMLLVTGPTGSGKTTTLYAALDKINSPGKKIITIEDPVEYQLRGVNQIHVKPKIGLTFSSGLRHIVRQDPDVIMVGEIRDVETADIAIHAALTGHLVFSTLHTNDAPGAITRLLDMGAEPYLVASVLEGILAQRLVRIICASCRVPYEPEPKELRAMGIDEVPGDAALQRGKGCGECRGTGYRGRTGIYEFLPMTEDFRSMTLRKVPGHEIRQRAIAAGMTTLRQDGWAKCCLGVTTIEEVLRVTHEDSEE